A stretch of Gadus macrocephalus chromosome 17, ASM3116895v1 DNA encodes these proteins:
- the LOC132445652 gene encoding coiled-coil domain-containing protein 171-like isoform X2 — protein sequence MSNQPEGRGPEEASKDLLRSQATSLKELTQRGGERRRGGQSQEEEKGGGGADLWGQKRWRVQQLEKDKLDMIAANNHEVSGLQAVLTGLRAELERGEVERQSLEYQLALSHRQTDREAERSATLTTHNHALRERVLQLEERVSEVEGGLRAREQDQHALLQEVSEAERLKKKAHAQNHRLTQETQQLHSLLKEKEEAFQEVKRRLQEAEREREKDNEALRELTGTLHLQQGREEESRRQEELWILRIRCLESNIEAERAAHIEAKVRVQALEGEAAVARSGQQEALSDLQLLRSQFREVERAINTTHTVDMLEKQYQQFKSDMNVALETERKATSDVGDMLEEEKKRHAHTHSLLEQSSKKQVYLEELHVSCTMQIRKTLDQHHNTGRCVTATQEVKDNSSAEVLEHLTETLNNYHQNLEIATQQVQDLLCASEKIDEENKALRALISDQRQHNQELEMILSTQKQEVMRLQQESSDWSKWSQDFKGQLEQSRLALEREREERKMEGERVTNERKMEGEREREERQIEVQKITDVYHKETKKSLSFLYCLYQHLLVGCDPPQSIMGNFTWSELCDVITQRVDRLTLDLSNANDKLSVCVQELQKSQECVSRHEDGMRRREELCISLQQRLSCSQLQCSSLTSDLGEVQAVLEGERRAGAGLLAACALLAGVLLECRRRCVSLRLQKEVLLRRRPREEARDQLEEEVGRLASALGGEEEEEGGAERGRGRGLRRWRVCTCALLALNRMRVCAAAARVCVRLDGGPGALCVRLPPRLATPTPDRDQEEEDDDGVGEDEEPGSLCVSWLRSKPLHLLLCSSMSGLQELLSHTGPSHQELESAANSGLSRLLDGLLHQSDELFPVMDTRELSLASRLGRGLARLEASTQQSSRGVVEKLQQHFLVFSQRLHSAEVERRALRLEVANQKQMAKAHQDCGHQVPPERFNSVCEELRAALNREEQLQMLLKKQHAQNHTHNQCRQELRRKDQALRILGKHISGMQREKRELEDFQHSLT from the exons ATGTCGAACCAACCAGAGGGTCGAGGACCTGAAGAGGCCAGCAAAGACCTGCTGCGATCCCAGGCAACAAG CTTAAAGGAGCTGacgcagagaggaggggagaggaggcgaggaggacAGAGTCAAGAGGaggaaaagggaggaggaggagcagatctTTGGGGCcagaagagatggagagtgcAACAGCTGGAGAAAGACAAGCTGGACATGATTGCTGCCAACAACCACGAG GTCTCTGGGCTGCAGGCGGTGTTGACGGGGTTACGGGCggagctggagagaggagaggtggagcgACAGAGCCTGGAGTACCAGCTGGCCCTGagccacagacagacggacagagaggcagagcggAGCGCCACCCtcaccacacacaaccacgcgcTGAGGG agcgtGTGCTGCAGCTGGAAGAGAGGGTTTctgaggtggaggggggcctgCGTGCCAGAGAACAGGACCAGCATGCATTGCTACAGGAAGTGAGTGAAGCTGAACGTCTGAAGAAGAAGGCACATGCACAAAACCACCGGCTGACCCAAGAGACCCAGCAGCTGCACTCACTGCtgaag gagaaggaggaggcctttcaggaggtgaagaggaggctgcaggaggcggagagagagagagagaaggacaacgAGGCCCTCAGGGAGCTGACCGGCACACTGCACCTCcaacaggggagagaggaggagagcagacgACAAGAGGAg cTGTGGATCCTGAGGATCAGGTGTTTGGAGTCCAACattgaggcagagagagcggCTCACATAGAGgctaag GTGCGCGTCCAGGCCCTGGAGGGAGAGGCTGCTGTTGCCAGGTCTGGCCAACAGGAGGCGCTCAGTGACCTACAGCTCCTCAGGTCTCAGTTCAGAGAGGTGGAGCGAGCCATCAACACCACGCACACTGTGGACAT gttagAGAAGCAGTACCAGCAGTTTAAATCTGATATGAACGTTGCCttggagacggagaggaaggCGACCTCTGACGTGGGCGACATgctggaggaagagaagaaaaggcacgcacatacacactcactgctGGAGCag tCTAGTAAGAAACAGGTGTATCTTGAAGAGCTCCATGTGAGCTGTACAATGCAGATCAGAAAGACCCTGGACCAGCACCACAACACAG GAAGGTGTGTCACAGCCACACAGGAAGTGAAGGATAATTCCTCTGCTGAAGTCTTGGAACATCTCACAGAAACTCTTAATAACTACCATCAAAACCTGGAAATAGCTACACAACAG gtccAGGATCTCCTTTGTGCTTCAGAGAAAATCGATGAGGAGAACAAAGCCCTCAGAGCCCTCATCTCAGACCAGAGACAGCACAACCAG gaaTTGGAGATGATTCTTTCAACCcaaaaacaggaagtgatgcgtcTGCAACAGGAGAGCTCCGATTGGTCAAAGTGGAGCCAAGATTTCAAGGGGCAGCTGGAGCAGAGCCGACTTGCCctagagagagaacgagaggagaggaagatggagggggagagagtgacaaatgagaggaagatggagggcgagagagaaagagaggagaggcagaTTGAAGTCCAAAAGATAACCGACGTCTACCATAAGGAAACCAag aaGTCTTTGTCTTTCCTCTACTGTCTATATCAGCATCTCCTGGTTGGCTGTGACCCGCCCCAGAGCATCATGGGAAATTTCACCTGGtcagagctttgtgatgtcaTCACCCAGCGGGTGGACAGACTGACCCTTGACCTCAGCAACGCCAACGACaag ctaagtgtgtgtgtacaggagcTGCAGAAGAGTCAGGAGTGTGTCTCTCGTCACGAAGACGGTATGAGACGGAGAGAAGAg ctctGCATCTCCCTCCAGCAGCGTCTCTCCTGCAGCCAGCTCCAGTGCtcctccctgacctctgacctgggcgAGGTGCAGGCTGTCCTGGAGGGCGAGCgccgggcgggggcggggctgctGGCGGCGTGCGCCCTCCTGGCGGGGGTCCTGCTGGAGTGCCGGCGGCGCTGCGTCTCCCTGCGCCTCCAGAAGGAGGtgctgctgcggcggcggccccGGGAGGAGGCCCGGgaccagctggaggaggaggtgggccgGCTGGCGTCGGCGCTcgggggcgaggaggaggaggagggcggggcggagagagggagggggaggggcctgaggCGGTGGAGGGTGTGCACGTGCGCGCTCCTGGCGCTCAAccggatgcgtgtgtgtgcggccgcggcgcgcgtgtgtgtgcgtctggacggggggccgggggcgctGTGCGTCAGGCTGCCCCCCCGcctggccacgcccactccAG acagggatcaggaggaggaggatgatgatggtgtgggagaggatgaagagcCTGGTAGTTTGTGTGTCAGTTGGCTTCGGTCCAAACCGCTCCACCTCCTACTCTGCTCCTCCATGTCCGGACTACAGGAGCTGCTGTCACAcactg GACCCTCCCATCAGGAGTTGGAATCAGCCGCCAACAGTGGTTTGTCCCGCCTCTTGGATGGCCTTCTCCACCAATCAGATGAGCTGTTCCCTGTGATGGACACCAGGGAGCTTTCGCTGGCTAGCAGGCTGGGCCGCGGGTTGGCTAGGCTAGAAGCTAGCACGCAGCAGAGTAGCAGG GGTGTGGTTGAGAAGCTCCAGCAGCACTTCCTGGTTTTCAGCCAACGGCTGCACTCGGCTGAGGTGGAGAGGCGGGCTCTCAGGCTGGAAGTGGCCAATCAGAAGCAGATGGCTAAAGCACACCAGGACTGCGGCCACCAG gtaccaCCAGAGAGGtttaacagtgtgtgtgaggagctCCGTGCTGCCCTGAACCGAGAGGAACAACTCCAGATGCTTCTGAAGAAACAACACgctcagaaccacacacacaaccag TGTCGTCAGGAGTTGCGTCGTAAAGACCAGGCTCTAAGGATTCTGGGTAAGCACATCTCTGGCAtgcagagggagaagagagagctgGAGGACTTTCAACATTCTCTCACatag
- the LOC132445652 gene encoding coiled-coil domain-containing protein 171-like isoform X3, with protein sequence MSNQPEGRGPEEASKDLLRSQATSLKELTQRGGERRRGGQSQEEEKGGGGADLWGQKRWRVQQLEKDKLDMIAANNHEVSGLQAVLTGLRAELERGEVERQSLEYQLALSHRQTDREAERSATLTTHNHALRERVLQLEERVSEVEGGLRAREQDQHALLQEVSEAERLKKKAHAQNHRLTQETQQLHSLLKEKEEAFQEVKRRLQEAEREREKDNEALRELTGTLHLQQGREEESRRQEELWILRIRCLESNIEAERAAHIEAKVRVQALEGEAAVARSGQQEALSDLQLLRSQFREVERAINTTHTVDMLEKQYQQFKSDMNVALETERKATSDVGDMLEEEKKRHAHTHSLLEQSSKKQVYLEELHVSCTMQIRKTLDQHHNTGRCVTATQEVKDNSSAEVLEHLTETLNNYHQNLEIATQQVQDLLCASEKIDEENKALRALISDQRQHNQELEMILSTQKQEVMRLQQESSDWSKWSQDFKGQLEQSRLALEREREERKMEGERVTNERKMEGEREREERQIEVQKITDVYHKETKKSLSFLYCLYQHLLVGCDPPQSIMGNFTWSELCDVITQRVDRLTLDLSNANDKLSVCVQELQKSQECVSRHEDGMRRREELCISLQQRLSCSQLQCSSLTSDLGEVQAVLEGERRAGAGLLAACALLAGVLLECRRRCVSLRLQKEVLLRRRPREEARDQLEEEVGRLASALGGEEEEEGGAERGRGRGLRRWRVCTCALLALNRMRVCAAAARVCVRLDGGPGALCVRLPPRLATPTPDRDQEEEDDDGVGEDEEPGSLCVSWLRSKPLHLLLCSSMSGLQELLSHTGPSHQELESAANSGLSRLLDGLLHQSDELFPVMDTRELSLASRLGRGLARLEASTQQSSRGVVEKLQQHFLVFSQRLHSAEVERRALRLEVANQKQMAKAHQDCGHQVPPERFNSVCEELRAALNREEQLQMLLKKQHAQNHTHNQCRQELRRKDQALRILAPAVECYTLQHSICQGE encoded by the exons ATGTCGAACCAACCAGAGGGTCGAGGACCTGAAGAGGCCAGCAAAGACCTGCTGCGATCCCAGGCAACAAG CTTAAAGGAGCTGacgcagagaggaggggagaggaggcgaggaggacAGAGTCAAGAGGaggaaaagggaggaggaggagcagatctTTGGGGCcagaagagatggagagtgcAACAGCTGGAGAAAGACAAGCTGGACATGATTGCTGCCAACAACCACGAG GTCTCTGGGCTGCAGGCGGTGTTGACGGGGTTACGGGCggagctggagagaggagaggtggagcgACAGAGCCTGGAGTACCAGCTGGCCCTGagccacagacagacggacagagaggcagagcggAGCGCCACCCtcaccacacacaaccacgcgcTGAGGG agcgtGTGCTGCAGCTGGAAGAGAGGGTTTctgaggtggaggggggcctgCGTGCCAGAGAACAGGACCAGCATGCATTGCTACAGGAAGTGAGTGAAGCTGAACGTCTGAAGAAGAAGGCACATGCACAAAACCACCGGCTGACCCAAGAGACCCAGCAGCTGCACTCACTGCtgaag gagaaggaggaggcctttcaggaggtgaagaggaggctgcaggaggcggagagagagagagagaaggacaacgAGGCCCTCAGGGAGCTGACCGGCACACTGCACCTCcaacaggggagagaggaggagagcagacgACAAGAGGAg cTGTGGATCCTGAGGATCAGGTGTTTGGAGTCCAACattgaggcagagagagcggCTCACATAGAGgctaag GTGCGCGTCCAGGCCCTGGAGGGAGAGGCTGCTGTTGCCAGGTCTGGCCAACAGGAGGCGCTCAGTGACCTACAGCTCCTCAGGTCTCAGTTCAGAGAGGTGGAGCGAGCCATCAACACCACGCACACTGTGGACAT gttagAGAAGCAGTACCAGCAGTTTAAATCTGATATGAACGTTGCCttggagacggagaggaaggCGACCTCTGACGTGGGCGACATgctggaggaagagaagaaaaggcacgcacatacacactcactgctGGAGCag tCTAGTAAGAAACAGGTGTATCTTGAAGAGCTCCATGTGAGCTGTACAATGCAGATCAGAAAGACCCTGGACCAGCACCACAACACAG GAAGGTGTGTCACAGCCACACAGGAAGTGAAGGATAATTCCTCTGCTGAAGTCTTGGAACATCTCACAGAAACTCTTAATAACTACCATCAAAACCTGGAAATAGCTACACAACAG gtccAGGATCTCCTTTGTGCTTCAGAGAAAATCGATGAGGAGAACAAAGCCCTCAGAGCCCTCATCTCAGACCAGAGACAGCACAACCAG gaaTTGGAGATGATTCTTTCAACCcaaaaacaggaagtgatgcgtcTGCAACAGGAGAGCTCCGATTGGTCAAAGTGGAGCCAAGATTTCAAGGGGCAGCTGGAGCAGAGCCGACTTGCCctagagagagaacgagaggagaggaagatggagggggagagagtgacaaatgagaggaagatggagggcgagagagaaagagaggagaggcagaTTGAAGTCCAAAAGATAACCGACGTCTACCATAAGGAAACCAag aaGTCTTTGTCTTTCCTCTACTGTCTATATCAGCATCTCCTGGTTGGCTGTGACCCGCCCCAGAGCATCATGGGAAATTTCACCTGGtcagagctttgtgatgtcaTCACCCAGCGGGTGGACAGACTGACCCTTGACCTCAGCAACGCCAACGACaag ctaagtgtgtgtgtacaggagcTGCAGAAGAGTCAGGAGTGTGTCTCTCGTCACGAAGACGGTATGAGACGGAGAGAAGAg ctctGCATCTCCCTCCAGCAGCGTCTCTCCTGCAGCCAGCTCCAGTGCtcctccctgacctctgacctgggcgAGGTGCAGGCTGTCCTGGAGGGCGAGCgccgggcgggggcggggctgctGGCGGCGTGCGCCCTCCTGGCGGGGGTCCTGCTGGAGTGCCGGCGGCGCTGCGTCTCCCTGCGCCTCCAGAAGGAGGtgctgctgcggcggcggccccGGGAGGAGGCCCGGgaccagctggaggaggaggtgggccgGCTGGCGTCGGCGCTcgggggcgaggaggaggaggagggcggggcggagagagggagggggaggggcctgaggCGGTGGAGGGTGTGCACGTGCGCGCTCCTGGCGCTCAAccggatgcgtgtgtgtgcggccgcggcgcgcgtgtgtgtgcgtctggacggggggccgggggcgctGTGCGTCAGGCTGCCCCCCCGcctggccacgcccactccAG acagggatcaggaggaggaggatgatgatggtgtgggagaggatgaagagcCTGGTAGTTTGTGTGTCAGTTGGCTTCGGTCCAAACCGCTCCACCTCCTACTCTGCTCCTCCATGTCCGGACTACAGGAGCTGCTGTCACAcactg GACCCTCCCATCAGGAGTTGGAATCAGCCGCCAACAGTGGTTTGTCCCGCCTCTTGGATGGCCTTCTCCACCAATCAGATGAGCTGTTCCCTGTGATGGACACCAGGGAGCTTTCGCTGGCTAGCAGGCTGGGCCGCGGGTTGGCTAGGCTAGAAGCTAGCACGCAGCAGAGTAGCAGG GGTGTGGTTGAGAAGCTCCAGCAGCACTTCCTGGTTTTCAGCCAACGGCTGCACTCGGCTGAGGTGGAGAGGCGGGCTCTCAGGCTGGAAGTGGCCAATCAGAAGCAGATGGCTAAAGCACACCAGGACTGCGGCCACCAG gtaccaCCAGAGAGGtttaacagtgtgtgtgaggagctCCGTGCTGCCCTGAACCGAGAGGAACAACTCCAGATGCTTCTGAAGAAACAACACgctcagaaccacacacacaaccag TGTCGTCAGGAGTTGCGTCGTAAAGACCAGGCTCTAAGGATTCTGG CTCCCGCTGTTGAATGTTATACCTTGCAGCACAGCATTTGTCAGGGTGAATGA
- the LOC132445652 gene encoding coiled-coil domain-containing protein 171-like isoform X1 has translation MSNQPEGRGPEEASKDLLRSQATSLKELTQRGGERRRGGQSQEEEKGGGGADLWGQKRWRVQQLEKDKLDMIAANNHEVSGLQAVLTGLRAELERGEVERQSLEYQLALSHRQTDREAERSATLTTHNHALRERVLQLEERVSEVEGGLRAREQDQHALLQEVSEAERLKKKAHAQNHRLTQETQQLHSLLKEKEEAFQEVKRRLQEAEREREKDNEALRELTGTLHLQQGREEESRRQEELWILRIRCLESNIEAERAAHIEAKVRVQALEGEAAVARSGQQEALSDLQLLRSQFREVERAINTTHTVDMLEKQYQQFKSDMNVALETERKATSDVGDMLEEEKKRHAHTHSLLEQSSKKQVYLEELHVSCTMQIRKTLDQHHNTGRCVTATQEVKDNSSAEVLEHLTETLNNYHQNLEIATQQVQDLLCASEKIDEENKALRALISDQRQHNQELEMILSTQKQEVMRLQQESSDWSKWSQDFKGQLEQSRLALEREREERKMEGERVTNERKMEGEREREERQIEVQKITDVYHKETKKSLSFLYCLYQHLLVGCDPPQSIMGNFTWSELCDVITQRVDRLTLDLSNANDKLSVCVQELQKSQECVSRHEDGMRRREELCISLQQRLSCSQLQCSSLTSDLGEVQAVLEGERRAGAGLLAACALLAGVLLECRRRCVSLRLQKEVLLRRRPREEARDQLEEEVGRLASALGGEEEEEGGAERGRGRGLRRWRVCTCALLALNRMRVCAAAARVCVRLDGGPGALCVRLPPRLATPTPDRDQEEEDDDGVGEDEEPGSLCVSWLRSKPLHLLLCSSMSGLQELLSHTGPSHQELESAANSGLSRLLDGLLHQSDELFPVMDTRELSLASRLGRGLARLEASTQQSSRGVVEKLQQHFLVFSQRLHSAEVERRALRLEVANQKQMAKAHQDCGHQVPPERFNSVCEELRAALNREEQLQMLLKKQHAQNHTHNQCRQELRRKDQALRILVAVVSMDTRSRVTRANGQPPVTDDVIKGCRSAEQENSEPDEWMSD, from the exons ATGTCGAACCAACCAGAGGGTCGAGGACCTGAAGAGGCCAGCAAAGACCTGCTGCGATCCCAGGCAACAAG CTTAAAGGAGCTGacgcagagaggaggggagaggaggcgaggaggacAGAGTCAAGAGGaggaaaagggaggaggaggagcagatctTTGGGGCcagaagagatggagagtgcAACAGCTGGAGAAAGACAAGCTGGACATGATTGCTGCCAACAACCACGAG GTCTCTGGGCTGCAGGCGGTGTTGACGGGGTTACGGGCggagctggagagaggagaggtggagcgACAGAGCCTGGAGTACCAGCTGGCCCTGagccacagacagacggacagagaggcagagcggAGCGCCACCCtcaccacacacaaccacgcgcTGAGGG agcgtGTGCTGCAGCTGGAAGAGAGGGTTTctgaggtggaggggggcctgCGTGCCAGAGAACAGGACCAGCATGCATTGCTACAGGAAGTGAGTGAAGCTGAACGTCTGAAGAAGAAGGCACATGCACAAAACCACCGGCTGACCCAAGAGACCCAGCAGCTGCACTCACTGCtgaag gagaaggaggaggcctttcaggaggtgaagaggaggctgcaggaggcggagagagagagagagaaggacaacgAGGCCCTCAGGGAGCTGACCGGCACACTGCACCTCcaacaggggagagaggaggagagcagacgACAAGAGGAg cTGTGGATCCTGAGGATCAGGTGTTTGGAGTCCAACattgaggcagagagagcggCTCACATAGAGgctaag GTGCGCGTCCAGGCCCTGGAGGGAGAGGCTGCTGTTGCCAGGTCTGGCCAACAGGAGGCGCTCAGTGACCTACAGCTCCTCAGGTCTCAGTTCAGAGAGGTGGAGCGAGCCATCAACACCACGCACACTGTGGACAT gttagAGAAGCAGTACCAGCAGTTTAAATCTGATATGAACGTTGCCttggagacggagaggaaggCGACCTCTGACGTGGGCGACATgctggaggaagagaagaaaaggcacgcacatacacactcactgctGGAGCag tCTAGTAAGAAACAGGTGTATCTTGAAGAGCTCCATGTGAGCTGTACAATGCAGATCAGAAAGACCCTGGACCAGCACCACAACACAG GAAGGTGTGTCACAGCCACACAGGAAGTGAAGGATAATTCCTCTGCTGAAGTCTTGGAACATCTCACAGAAACTCTTAATAACTACCATCAAAACCTGGAAATAGCTACACAACAG gtccAGGATCTCCTTTGTGCTTCAGAGAAAATCGATGAGGAGAACAAAGCCCTCAGAGCCCTCATCTCAGACCAGAGACAGCACAACCAG gaaTTGGAGATGATTCTTTCAACCcaaaaacaggaagtgatgcgtcTGCAACAGGAGAGCTCCGATTGGTCAAAGTGGAGCCAAGATTTCAAGGGGCAGCTGGAGCAGAGCCGACTTGCCctagagagagaacgagaggagaggaagatggagggggagagagtgacaaatgagaggaagatggagggcgagagagaaagagaggagaggcagaTTGAAGTCCAAAAGATAACCGACGTCTACCATAAGGAAACCAag aaGTCTTTGTCTTTCCTCTACTGTCTATATCAGCATCTCCTGGTTGGCTGTGACCCGCCCCAGAGCATCATGGGAAATTTCACCTGGtcagagctttgtgatgtcaTCACCCAGCGGGTGGACAGACTGACCCTTGACCTCAGCAACGCCAACGACaag ctaagtgtgtgtgtacaggagcTGCAGAAGAGTCAGGAGTGTGTCTCTCGTCACGAAGACGGTATGAGACGGAGAGAAGAg ctctGCATCTCCCTCCAGCAGCGTCTCTCCTGCAGCCAGCTCCAGTGCtcctccctgacctctgacctgggcgAGGTGCAGGCTGTCCTGGAGGGCGAGCgccgggcgggggcggggctgctGGCGGCGTGCGCCCTCCTGGCGGGGGTCCTGCTGGAGTGCCGGCGGCGCTGCGTCTCCCTGCGCCTCCAGAAGGAGGtgctgctgcggcggcggccccGGGAGGAGGCCCGGgaccagctggaggaggaggtgggccgGCTGGCGTCGGCGCTcgggggcgaggaggaggaggagggcggggcggagagagggagggggaggggcctgaggCGGTGGAGGGTGTGCACGTGCGCGCTCCTGGCGCTCAAccggatgcgtgtgtgtgcggccgcggcgcgcgtgtgtgtgcgtctggacggggggccgggggcgctGTGCGTCAGGCTGCCCCCCCGcctggccacgcccactccAG acagggatcaggaggaggaggatgatgatggtgtgggagaggatgaagagcCTGGTAGTTTGTGTGTCAGTTGGCTTCGGTCCAAACCGCTCCACCTCCTACTCTGCTCCTCCATGTCCGGACTACAGGAGCTGCTGTCACAcactg GACCCTCCCATCAGGAGTTGGAATCAGCCGCCAACAGTGGTTTGTCCCGCCTCTTGGATGGCCTTCTCCACCAATCAGATGAGCTGTTCCCTGTGATGGACACCAGGGAGCTTTCGCTGGCTAGCAGGCTGGGCCGCGGGTTGGCTAGGCTAGAAGCTAGCACGCAGCAGAGTAGCAGG GGTGTGGTTGAGAAGCTCCAGCAGCACTTCCTGGTTTTCAGCCAACGGCTGCACTCGGCTGAGGTGGAGAGGCGGGCTCTCAGGCTGGAAGTGGCCAATCAGAAGCAGATGGCTAAAGCACACCAGGACTGCGGCCACCAG gtaccaCCAGAGAGGtttaacagtgtgtgtgaggagctCCGTGCTGCCCTGAACCGAGAGGAACAACTCCAGATGCTTCTGAAGAAACAACACgctcagaaccacacacacaaccag TGTCGTCAGGAGTTGCGTCGTAAAGACCAGGCTCTAAGGATTCTGG TGGCTGTAGTATCCATGGACACGAGAAGCAGAGTGACAAGAGCCAATGGACAGCCACCAGTCACTGATGACGTCATCAAAGGCTGCAGATCTGCAGAGCAGGAAAACAGTGAACCTGATGAGTGGATGTCCGACTAA